ATATTTAATTTTTGTTGCAATTCTCTAACACATTTGCCTTTATCTTTTACCCCCATAAATACATGACTAATGCCTATTTCTTTTGCTCTGTATTCAATAATAGGGCTATTTCTCCCTGTAATAATCGCCACATTTCTGCCTATTTTATTCCAATATGCTATGCCAAGTCCATCTTTGATGCAAAATGATTTCATTATTTCATAAGATTTATCTAAATTTATATCAAATGAAAAATACAGCTTACCATCACTTAATGTGCCATCTACATCAAGACATAATAATTTAATCACAATATTCCTTTTGTAGTTGGAAGAATAATTCTATCATTTGGCTTTATTGCATTTCGAAATGCAACAGCAAAGCTTTTAAATACCGCTTCGCTTATGTGATGTAAATTTTTACCTCTTTTATAGATTATATGGGCACTTAGATTTGCATTAAATACTAATGCTTTAAAAAATTCTTCTATCAATTCAGCATCAAATGTCCCTATCTTTCCACTTAATGGAGCTTCAAATACAAAAAAAGCACGATTTGATACATCAATACTACACTCTACACAAGCCTCATCCATCACAATACTAGCATGACCAAATCGCTCAATCCCACCTACTGGATAAAGGCTTTGATGCAGTAATTCACCAATTACAATACCGCAATCCTCAACACTATGATGATAATCGACCTCTATATCACCCTTGCATTGCAACTCTAAATCAATCAAACTATGTCTTACAAAAGAATCAAGCATATGATTAAAAAAACCTATACCCGTATCAATAGAGCTCTTTGAATTGCCATAAAGATTGAGCTTTGCTGTTATATTAGTTTCTTTTGTAGTCCTAGTTAATGCTTTCATGAGTTTTACTCCTAATCTCTTATCAAGAAACCATCGATTTTATTATCCTTTATGAAATCTCTAGCTTCATCTTCACTCTTAAAGCCTGTTACAAATACTCTATAAATAGCTTCTCCACCTAATTCACCGCTTTTGACGATAGTTGAATATCCATTATATTTATGAGTATCTTTAAAAATATTAGCTCCATTTTCTTTTCTAAATGCACCAATTTGAACTGCAAAATTTCCACCAGATACACTATATTCTACATTTCCTACTTTAAATTCATCACTAAATTCACTTGAATTTACCATATCTCTTACTATAGTTGATTGATTTGCAATATCATTTGATACAACATTATTAAAGCCAACTACTTCAATATTTACTCTAGCAGTCCCACTTTTTACCATATCAATATCTTTTGCTGCAG
Above is a window of Helicobacter sp. MIT 99-5507 DNA encoding:
- the hisB gene encoding imidazoleglycerol-phosphate dehydratase HisB translates to MKALTRTTKETNITAKLNLYGNSKSSIDTGIGFFNHMLDSFVRHSLIDLELQCKGDIEVDYHHSVEDCGIVIGELLHQSLYPVGGIERFGHASIVMDEACVECSIDVSNRAFFVFEAPLSGKIGTFDAELIEEFFKALVFNANLSAHIIYKRGKNLHHISEAVFKSFAVAFRNAIKPNDRIILPTTKGIL
- a CDS encoding HAD family hydrolase, with product MIKLLCLDVDGTLSDGKLYFSFDINLDKSYEIMKSFCIKDGLGIAYWNKIGRNVAIITGRNSPIIEYRAKEIGISHVFMGVKDKGKCVRELQQKLNIDSSACAAVGDDLNDISMFNEVALKFAPNNCASEISNIAIKLKNNGGNGAVREAIEYILKQEDMYEEFIKYWE